AAAAGGACTATCCTTTGAATAGCTCTGGCGGTCTGGATCACGTTGACGTAGCTTATCATCTTCAACTAAGAAGACAAAGCCGGCTGTTCCCACCGGGTTACTTCGCTTAACATACACATATTCATCATCAAATCTAATATCGTGAATAATCTCTGTATCAAACAACTTATAGTCATTTTTCTTTAAATCATCAACAGTAATATATACTACCTTATCAGTTGGTGAAAACCAGGGGTGCTGGTACTTAGTGCCCAGTGTTTGGGTGGAATCCCTAACATCAATTGCCTCTTGTTGCTGTGGCGGCTCCTGCTCTTGGTGGCCACCAATGTAGTCTACCACTGCACTATAATCAGGCTTTTCTTGCCCTTTAGGATAAGCTAATACAATACCGTTTTGAGGATCCCAATCCACTTGATAGCCTAATGCTTCAGCTACAAACCTAGCGGGCAAGAATGTTCTGCCATCACGCAACAACGGTGCAACATCAGTTGTGGTTACTTTTCCATCACTTTTAATCTGTTTCTGCCCTACTGCCAGTTCTACTACTGGAAATCCCGGCTCTGACAGTGTTACTCTTGGGCTTTCCCATGCAATGTTCTCATTTTCAACGCCTAGGGCGTTACTTAGAAACCGAATGGGTACAAAGGTACGACCCTGCTCGATGAAGGGGGCAGCGTCCATTTTGATGCCGGGCACTTTGTTGTCAATAAAGTAGTGATCTTGGCCAACTACGAACACTACGCTTTTAACTAACTCTTTTTGCTCGTATACGTCTACTTGTTCCCGTTGCTGGGCAGCAACAGCACGCATACCCGGTACGAGCAAAACAAATAAAGCTAAACATACTGTAAAGGCTAATAATCTTTTCATTAATCATCACTCTCCTTATAATATATAGACGAAACAAAACATGTGTTTGTTCCCATGTATTTCCTTTATTTCA
This sequence is a window from Desulfofalx alkaliphila DSM 12257. Protein-coding genes within it:
- a CDS encoding stalk domain-containing protein, with translation MKRLLAFTVCLALFVLLVPGMRAVAAQQREQVDVYEQKELVKSVVFVVGQDHYFIDNKVPGIKMDAAPFIEQGRTFVPIRFLSNALGVENENIAWESPRVTLSEPGFPVVELAVGQKQIKSDGKVTTTDVAPLLRDGRTFLPARFVAEALGYQVDWDPQNGIVLAYPKGQEKPDYSAVVDYIGGHQEQEPPQQQEAIDVRDSTQTLGTKYQHPWFSPTDKVVYITVDDLKKNDYKLFDTEIIHDIRFDDEYVYVKRSNPVGTAGFVFLVEDDKLRQRDPDRQSYSKDSPFESKHSIINDRRDGSEGWPTADITKVDYVMVEFPGAHLMIENPLKGGN